Within Microbacterium oryzae, the genomic segment CGGCTTCCGCGACGATGCCCTCGCGCCATCCTGACGGGGAGGATCTCCCGGACAAGGGCGCGAGGGCACCGGCTACGGCGTCAAGCGGGTCAGCCGACCTGGATGCGGTCGACCGCGGCGAGGACCTGCTCGCGGAGACCGTCGGAGATGGGCGCGCTGCCGGCGTTCTCGGCGGCCGCGCTCTGGCCGTCCTCGCTCGCCATGTACTCGAAGTACGCCTTGACGAGCTCGGCGGTGGCGGCGTCCTCGTACTCCTCGCACCCGATGAGGTAGCTCACCAGCGCGATCGGGTAGGCGCCGTCGGTCGCCGCGGCGGGGTCGACGTCGAAGACGAGGTCGCCCTCGCCGCGGCCCTCGACGAGGGGCGAGTTCTCGACGAGCGCGGACGCCGCCTCTGCGGAGTACGCGATGTACTCGCCGTCGACGCCCACGTGGACCTGACCGAGGTCGCCGATCTGCGACGCGTCGGCGTAGCCGATGGCGCCGTTGCCGGAGGTGATGGCCTGGACGACGCCGGAGGTGCCCTGCGCCGCCTCGCCGCCGTCGATCGGCCACTCGCCGGAGACCTCGTACGTCCACACGTCGGAGGCGGTGGCGGCGAGGTAGGTGGCGAAGGTCTCGGTGGTGCCCGAGTCGTCGGAGCGGTGGACGGGCGAGATCGCCAGGTCGGGCAGCTCGGCGTCGGGGTTCGCCTCCGCGATGGCGGGGTCGTTCCAGTTCGTGATCTCGCCGGCGAAGATGCCCGCGATCGTGGCGGCGTCGAGGTTCAGCGTGTCGACGCCCTCGAGGTTGAAGGCCACCGCGACGGGGGAGATGTAGAGGGGGACCTCGACGATGGCGTCGCTGGTGCAGGCGCCGAAGCCGCCCGCGGCGACCTCCTCGTCGTCGAACGCCCGGTCGGACCCGATGAAGTCGCTCGCTCCGGAGAGGAAGTTCTCACGGCCGGTGCCGGAGCCGGTCGGCTCGTAGTTCACCGTCACGTCGGGGTTCGCCGTCTGGAAGCCGGCGACCCAGGCCTCCTGCGCGGCGGTCTGCGACGACGCGCCGGTGGCGTCGAGCGTTCCGCTGAGCGTGCTCTCCTCGGTGCTGTCGCCGGCGGGTGCGGCCGAGCCGCCCTCGTTCGCGGCGCAGCCGGCGAGCGAGAGTGCGGCGATGGCGCTGACGGCGGCCAGGCTCGAAAGACGAGTGATCTTCACGGTGAATCCTCATTCGGTTCAGGGGAGCCCCGCCGGGTTCGCGGGGCACGTGAGGACGCTAAGAGGGCGTGGTGAAGAGACTGCGGTGCGCGGGTGAACGGCAGGTGAACGCGC encodes:
- a CDS encoding phosphate ABC transporter substrate-binding protein PstS, with product MKITRLSSLAAVSAIAALSLAGCAANEGGSAAPAGDSTEESTLSGTLDATGASSQTAAQEAWVAGFQTANPDVTVNYEPTGSGTGRENFLSGASDFIGSDRAFDDEEVAAGGFGACTSDAIVEVPLYISPVAVAFNLEGVDTLNLDAATIAGIFAGEITNWNDPAIAEANPDAELPDLAISPVHRSDDSGTTETFATYLAATASDVWTYEVSGEWPIDGGEAAQGTSGVVQAITSGNGAIGYADASQIGDLGQVHVGVDGEYIAYSAEAASALVENSPLVEGRGEGDLVFDVDPAAATDGAYPIALVSYLIGCEEYEDAATAELVKAYFEYMASEDGQSAAAENAGSAPISDGLREQVLAAVDRIQVG